A window of Hordeum vulgare subsp. vulgare chromosome 5H, MorexV3_pseudomolecules_assembly, whole genome shotgun sequence genomic DNA:
TACGCGGAGTGGAGCGTACTCCTCCAGCGAGTCCTGTCTTTAGCTTAGCTTTCTTTTCCGTTGTCCGTTGAATTAGTTTCCCGTTCAAATCTTCGAGAGTTATGATTGGtgtattccattcctaccataatTGAGACTTGCCCTCGCTCGCGGATCCATGGATCTCCGATCGGGAAACCGTATCCAAGCTCCGTGGCTAGTCTGCGCTCTTTGGACTTTTCAAACTTAGCGAACTGGGGCCTCTCTAACCGGTGAAAAGTGGTAGGTGTCCACTAATGGTTATTCCTGGCTCGGCTCTGAGTAGCGCGTTCGCCAGCAGCCGCCGCTCCGTGTCCACCACGTTAGCGTCGCCCCACCGCGTCGCCTGCAACATGTACCAAAAAAGCAAACTTTATTTCATTTTCATTAATTTGCAAGATGTAAATGTCTTGGCGAAGGACATACATGTAAAACTACACATTTTTTGTCTTTTGAAGTAAGAAATCAAATCCCGCATTGTAGAAAGTCAACTGAAATGGTTTTTCATGAACATAGATGAAGAGGATGTTTTTCATGAACATGGATgattcttgatcatggcatgtttGATTGATtattactcccttcgtttcaaaataaatgtctcaaatttATATTAGATatagtataaagttgtactaagcttgagatagCTTGACACATTTATTTTGAGATGGAGGGGTATAAGAATAGACTTTTACTACTGCTCCATGATGCCAGCACTTTCAGCGTCTCTTTCTCCTCTCGTCATCCATCGATCGTTTCACACTCCGCCACTTGTGTAGGTGTCCTCGTTGAAACCAGAGACGGCCAGAGAGGCCACGTCGTGCGCGCGCATCTCACGATCAGGCCCGTCCGATCCTGATCGGACGGCCGGCAGGACATTCCAGACGACCGACGTACGGCGAAAGAAGCGAAACTTGATGGCAACTGCAGGAGGAAGCTTAGCCGGCGAGGAAACTCAGCGGCAGTTTCTGATGGGTGTGGCGACGGCGAGATTTCTTTCAGAGGGAAAATGTGTCCTTTTGTAATGGGGATTTGATGCCTTCCTTCCTTGGCATGCAGGAAACGAAACGAAACGAAACGCATAAAAAACATCAATTCGCTGCGGTCTTTGGCGCCAACGCCCATCCAAGAGCGCCAAATCGATCGGCAggaacaataaaaataaaatatactagtactccctctgtttttaaatatagaTCTTTTTAAACATTTTAATAGGAaattacatacagatgtatatagacatattttagtgtataggttcattcattttgttctgtACGTAGTCATGTGttgaaatgtctaaaaagacttatatttaggaacggagggagtactaaacaaAAGAGGAAAGCCATAAACACTGCTTAAGTATGGGGAAGGTACGGTTGATGATACAGGTTTCAATCTGAGGGAATTAATTAGGAACTGCTAGCGAAGGTTGAGCTCGAGACCTTTGGATGATCGGCTCTGGTTGGATTTGCTTCAGCTGGTTTGCTACCGGCCCTTCCCCGATCGAGGTTGCAGCAGGCAGAGGTGGTGTGTCGTCTTGTCCAACCAAATCAATCCTGTTTGTCAGGCACaagcaacaaacaaacaaactgaTTAATTGACGCAGGTGCTGTGCTGTGTTGGTAAAGAAATGCCAAAAATTGGACCGAGGGAGGAGAAGAAAGGAGAGCAGAGAGCCATGGGAGGCGGTTTCCCTTTTCGACTCATGCTTCTCATCCTGCCGAACTGATGCAGTGGGCTCCTCCTccgttcttttcttcttttcggaCTGGAATGCGGTGGCCTGCGCGGACGACTTAGTTTGGTCAAAAAAGATGCGTTGTTTGGCTAATTGGTTAACTTGGAAAAAAGAGGACCATGCACGTCGGATTCGATGGAGAAGCATTATAAAATAGATGAATTTATAATTAAAATAAGTCTACATACATgcgtttctaggacaagtattttcaaACGAAGTAAGTATAATATAGCTCTATTATGCGACCGTACGTACATACGTAGGCACACGCATGACGATCACGGCACCGGCGTGGAAATTCTTGGCCGTGCCGGCGAGCGTATCGATGTGAGCACCGGCGGTCCGGCGGCTATAACAATTATTTTTAGGTAATAAAaggtactcccttcgtttctattTAGTCCGTATATAAAATTTGGTTAAAATCAAACTTCATAAACTTTAACTAtatttataaaataaaatatcaATATTTATAATATTGAATCAATATTAATAGATGCATCATATTATTAATTTTCATAGCATATAGGTTTAGTATTATAGATGTTGATATcttttgatatatatttgatcaAACTTTGTATCATTTcactttgaccaaatcttatatACAGACTAAAAAAATGAAGGGAGTACGTACTGTATAGGACTTCCCACGGCCATGGGACATAAAACAAATCAAGAGGGGAGGGGTGTGCGACGGCCTGCATCTTTGACTTGACCCATCATGCATGCGCACCGGGCGGTCATCAAGGTCGACCACAACGGAATGCCGCCCGCCGGCCAGTCTCCCTGCATGTGAGCCGGGCAAGCAATAGCTACACTGCTGCTCCGACATCCACACTCGTCCCGAGGCAACGATCTAGCCGAGTCGATGGCTTTACCGCCCAAGCGATCAAAGGCAACTCCAAACGCAAAGAAAATCTACGAAGCCGCCGCTCCGGCTTCCACACCGGTCACGAGGCCGCGCTGACGACAAAACTCCAAGCCACCAGAGCTGACAAGGGACCGGACCTCCAAAGGCATCACCCCCAAGAAGGAAGAGACTGAACGTGTCGATGCCCGCTGCGGCCAAGGGCGGAGCTAAGGTTTTCACCCGGAATTCGACTGAGGCGACAAAGGAGGTGAAGGGGATCCACTCGACGACGCCTCCAAGAAGGGAAACGACGTCCAAGGACGCCGTTGCCGCCGACATCAACCATGGTCACTAGGCTTTCGTCCGGACCTCACCAAACCCATTGCCACCGCAGCCCGCCGACGTCCCTCGAAAAAAATCCATGATGCACCAGAGTGCCTGTCGCCGCGAACCACCAGTCACACGACCAACAAAGACCACCGCggcgaaggagagggagagagcaccCCCGCCGCCACCGCGGCGAACGGGAACAGGGAGAGGCgctggagcggcggcggcgctagGGGCGTTCCTGTGGAGCGGCGCGAGGGGACGGGGGCATTTCATGGCTGCTTTCTTATGCTCCGTGCTAGTGATGCTACATCTCTGTGCCTTTCCGACCAGGGAGTTGGAGCTGGGAGAATATAATATTGTGCAGCTAGTCGTTGTACGTAACACGTGGTGCTTGGAATGATACACAAGTTTTTCGTATTTGTATTTGTGAGGAAAAAATGTAAagaaaaactactccctccgtactaTAATATATAATGTTTTAACAGTTCATTTAAGCTGTTAAAACGTCGTATATTATGATACAGAGGTAGTAGTTGTGATCTTGTTCATCCTTTCCTTGGTAATTACATCAAGCAAGCGCTGCTACTAAATATATAAAGTTACAAATTAAGAGGGCAAAGAGTATCATGTATGTTTGTTTACACATGAATACTCCTAAACTAGGCGAAGATTGAAAGAGTTTTCGCTCGCTGCCTTGCAGTTCACGCTCCTTCCTATAGCTGTCGTGTCGTGTCCTAGCTAGATCAAGCAAATACAAGAGCAGCGGCGGCCGGGAGGATGAGCACTATTTTCTACGTATATTTATATCTATATGAGGTGGTGGCCGTCGAGGGCGGGGTGCATGGACGCCGGCGGCCCAACGATCGGGAACGAGCACCACGACGCGTACACGCCGTCGTCGATCCCGACCCCGATCCCGCCGGGACGAACGGGCACCGGCTGCGTCGGCGCGCGCAGCAGCTGCTGgccgtgctggtgctggtgctgcctGGCCATGGCGGGAGCGCCGGTGAGCCTCTGCACGAGGTCGCGGAACTCCCGGGGCTCCACGCGGTACACCTTGGGCGGCGTCGGCGCCGGCGCGGGCGTCAACCCGCCGCCCACGCGCCACGGCTTGGCCGGCGGCTTCTGGACGGACCTCAGCGCCGCCTCGTGGCTTGGGACGGGCCTCCTCATCTCGTGCCCATGGTGCAGCAGGTGGTCCATTGACGGGCCGGCTTGCTCGATCGGTCAACAAGTCTCTCTCTTGCTTTGCTTCAGGTGCAGTtggcgagaggaggaggaggaagaagaagaggaaagcaGAGCATGGAGGATGGAGATGAGGGCGGAGGCAGGCGAGGTATATATAGCGGGCGTGAGGGGGTGAGAGCGAGACCGTGGCGGCTCCGGCGACGCGGCACGTGGATGGGGACGGGCGGTCAATCTCGTCGCCCGCCCACCCGCCTGCCCGCCTGCCATGAACGAGCAGAGCAGCCATGGATGCAATATTgggtttgtttattttatgtgagGTCAGCGTCAGCTGCTGGTTGGAAGCATCGGCGGGGGTGGCAACACCTAGCTTGGATCGACGTCGCCGACCTACGATGCCATCCACGGCTGGCTGCCCTTGGCTGCATCCATCGTCGTCTAGATCCATCCATTTTTCAACCTTCTTCTGGTTCCTAACGCTGTACCTATCCGCACGAGAGCTGCTAACGAATGGGACACTAATACGTACACAGCAGGTAAGTAAGTAAGAACAACTGATACGAATGGGACGGTATACGTACACAGCGAGTAAGTAAGAGAACTCGCAAATCCAGTCCCTCAAACATCTGCGGATGCGTCCGGTCAATGATCGGGTGTGTTTGTTTTAAGTCCTCGTCTTTTCATCCGTACAACCGTGTTTTTCATATTTTTCCTCATTTGTCCGATCAGTTGCATGTGGTTGatgaaaaagaataaaaagaaaaaaataatgaataaagaaataaaagaggTGGTATGGGTTGGGCCGTGTCCTAGGTGGTGGACTGACCAAGCGTGTCCGGACGCGTCCGCGAACCCTCATATCATTCTTATATTTGAAATGGATATGAGGCGTGCCCGTTAGTCCGGgcgtttgagatggatatgaggggtcTAGCTGTAGATGCTTTAAGATTATATGCACCCGGACCCTCTATATACTCTTCAAACGTCTGAAACGTTATTCTGATCAGTACCAGGTCAAAAAAAAATCTGAAGACCCCGAAACGTCTGAAACTGACTTGcatccctcatatccatctcaaatataggAACAATATGAGAGATCGCGGATGCAACCAGGCACGCCCGATCGGCCCGCCACGTCGGATGCGGCCCCACCGCGAACCACGTTTCTCTTCTCTCATTCAATTTTTTCTCTCTTGTTATCCATCAATCACGTGTAAGTGACCACACATATGAAAAAAATGAGTAATGCAACTGTCCGAACGAAAAAATAAGGGTTAAAAAGGACATGCCTAGTCATTGACCGGACGCATCCGCACGCATTTAGAATAGTCAGGCAAAATTTAATGACCGGTTGGAAAGTCAAGTTTTCTTTTAGTTAACTGGAATCATTAATACGCTGCATGCATGCAACGAATGAGTGAGAAAAAAGTAGCCAACTGTCATTATGAATACATGCATGCAATTATTAAACAAGTTGCTAGTATGAGGAAACATCATTAATGTTACCTCGATTACTGTTGAAGGCCTTATATAGATGAAAAATGTATTTTCCATAGTGGCCTTGTATAAAGGAATAGAGGGAGTATTTGCTAAGTCTGGTTGTGGATGCTTCAAGTAAGATTATATGCACCCAGACCCTCTATATACTCCTCAAACGTCTCAAACGTTCTTTTGATCAGTATCAGGTTAAAAAAAATTCTGAAGACCCCAAAACGTCCGGAACTAAATTGCATCCTTCATATCCATTTGAAATATAGGAACAATATGATGGATCGCGGATGCACCCAGGCACGCCCGATCGGACTGCCACGTTGGATGCGGCCCCAACGCGGACCACATTTTCTCttctcttatttattctttttttatCTCTTCTTATCCACCAATCATGTGTAAGTGATCAAACATATGAAAAAAATGAGTAATGCAACTACGCGAACGAAAAAATAAGGGTAAAAAAGGACGTGCCCACTCATTGATCGGACGCATCCGCGGGCATTTGGAATAGTCATATTTGCGAAGTCCGGTTGTGGATGCTTCAAGTAAGATTATATGCACCCAAACCCTCCATATACTCCTCAAACGTCTGAAACGTCCTTCTGATCAATATCAGGTTAATTTTTTTTCTGAAGACCCTAAAACGTCCGGAACTGACTTGCATCCCTCATATCCATCTTAAATATAGGAACACTATGAGGGATCGCGGATGCACCCAGGCACGCCCGATCGGCCCGCCACGTCAGACGCGGCCCCACCGCGGACCACATTTTCTCTTCTCTTATTCATTTTTTCTCTCTTATCCACCAATCACATGTAAGTGACCAGACATATAAAAAAAAGAGTAATGCAACTGCGTGAACGAAAAAATAAGGGTCAAAAAGGACGTGCCTAGTCATTGACCGGATGGGTCCGCACACATTTAGAATAGTCATATTTGCTAAGTCCGGCTATAGATGGTATAACAATCCATCATATCGTTTGAAAACAGATGGTTTGACCAGTGACCCAAATTTGAgactgaaatgcgtcggcgcgAACGCGAAGCGGACGCGCGCGCTCTTTCAGTCTTCGCCTCATCCACACCCGTCGGTCGTCCAACTACCCGCGGTCAACTTAATTAATGACAGTCACCCTCCGCGGGCCCATGCATCAGCGACCGCGGTCGGCCTTTTCGATCCGAGCATGCGGCGGGGTTCAGCCGCATCTGCTTCGAGACccccgtccccatctcgccacctcTCTCCTCCCTTGTCgacgaccaaaccctagccagcagCCATCGCCGGTTCCACCCAAAACCAGGGCAAGTCCCTCGTCATCTATCCCTGTGCGTTGCGCCTGGAGGAGTCCGCCTACCTCCTGCATAGGAGGGCGCAGCGCCTGGCGGAGGAGCGCGCCCATGCTGCGCTACTgtcgccaccgccgccaccaacaCTGCCGGCGTCGGCACAGTCCTCCCCCGACATCAACGTCGTCGTTGAGATCGGCGTCACCGGCCCCGACGCCAGCGACGAGGACGCCTAGGGTAGCATGTAGTTTAGTTTCTTTAATGTTCAATTAATATAATGAGGACGTGTGGACTTTTGCCGGCCTTCGTGACCGGCTTTAGTGTTTAATTTATGTTTGATTTAATTTTTGAAAGTATTTGTAATTTTTTTATGTGTCGTCAAAATGAATCAGAGATACGTCGATCCAAACGCAAAAGCGTACGTTGATGTCCGCCAGTCCGTTCAAAGAAACAAAAGGTGAATAAAAATACCGTCCGTGTGGGTCATCCGGTTGAGTTGCTCTAACTATCTAGGTGCAGCGAGGAGATGGCACGTGCATACAGATAACAGTGATTCTACTTTGGTCGTTTCATCCACATCCACACATAAAATATATTCCTCGATGAGATTTAGGGATCCAGATAAGATTACATATATAAGCATATATTCACCCTGAGTCTTGGATCGATCTATCCCATCCATGCATCCTTAgagtgtgtttggttggagggataggTTAAGGTGGTTGTGGGTATTCCCAACCAGGTGGCTGGGGATAGCCTTTTTTTTTGGTTGGAAGGGTAGGGTTAtctcttttttgtttggttggAAGGGTAGGGTTAtctcttttttgtttggttgggaggATGGGATCCTGCCGCGTCAGTCTCCTCCCGTGCCGGCCGCCACCGACGCcggccgcgccggccgcctcctcccgtgCCGGCCGCGCCTCCCGCGCCGGCCGCGCCGGCCGCCCCAGATTGGTTGCCACCGCCCGCCCGTTTTTGACGGTTGGCCACATCCTTTTTTTGGAGAATATTCACAGCATCTGGTTGACTCTATCCCTTCTCGTCCCAGATCCAAACGCA
This region includes:
- the LOC123398245 gene encoding uncharacterized protein LOC123398245, translated to MDHLLHHGHEMRRPVPSHEAALRSVQKPPAKPWRVGGGLTPAPAPTPPKVYRVEPREFRDLVQRLTGAPAMARQHQHQHGQQLLRAPTQPVPVRPGGIGVGIDDGVYASWCSFPIVGPPASMHPALDGHHLI